AGTATGGATCCTTTCCTCAGCAGCTGACACTCCTGACGAAAGATGCAAAGGAAGAAGGGAAGAATTGGCTGCTGTTCATTTTCATGCAAagtatacagtacatgtacaggGTAATTGCAGACATATACAGCTGTTTTTTTTACCTCTAGAAGTTTGATATCAGGCAGGTAGCGGTCTTTCCAGTGGTCCAAGAAGACAAAATCAAACGTTTTAATCCCAAATAGCTCTTGCATCTTGGGGATTAGATCTCCCGAGGCTCCTTCCACCAGACAAATCTGCCAAAACATCATGGGAGTTTGAATAACATAAATATGATTGACTCTGTCTACTGTATACCTGTTTGGAATTCAGTCTACACACCAGAGCAATGTTTAAGCATACATAAAGATCACAATGTGTGTTCTATTGAATTCAGCCCGTCTGTCCATAGCACCCTCACCTTGTCCTGGAGCCCAGAATACTCAATGATCTGACGAGCCACAGCGGCATAGTCTGGATTGAACTCCAGGGTAATGAGCTTGGTGCCAGGGGGCAGCAGGCGGGCAATACGAACAGTGGAATAACCACAGTACGTACCCAGCTCCAGGGCAGTGGATGGACTAACCTCGCACACCACAGAGTCCAAGATGGCCCCTAAATACACAGACAGGACAATAATGTGACTAACATAACTACACCGTTCTTTGTGTAGTTTCCGAGGTAACATACGGCATATTACCACATACCAGTATATATTCAAAAGTAACCGGTTATTTGACTGCCTGTACTTGTGGCATGTGCTTCTGGCACGTGTGTGTGTTCAAGTACCCCTCTATGCATGTGCAGTCATGCAGATGTCTTATTGACCCAGAGAAACAGTACATTCATGACTGAGCTGTGATTAGTCTTAAGGCTATTCTCTCACAAAACAagatagacttgtagagggaGGGAAGAATCCACAGGTCAACATTCAAGAGAGTGTGTAAGAACACACTGAGAGAGGAGGCAACCAGGAAATGCACGTGAAAGCAGAACACAAGGTGTACAATACCTTTCTCATCTCCCACATTCATGGCCCATTCAGAATGCCTGCAGAAGTAATCGATAGTAGAGATGACACTCTGAGGGTCTCCTTTGATTGCCTTCTTCTGAACTGCTCTCAGAAGACGCTGGGCATCAGAGGGAGAATGAGGGTTTGAGTGAGAAGAAACAAAGAACCAGACCAGAAGAAACTTCTGATATTAATACAGGGGAAAGatgtttttttaaagaagctATAATATCTTCATCTTCTATCACTTTTCTGCATTAAACAACGAGTGAATGTAACTGAGTAAACATGAGTTCCAAAGGGTGAAAGTCTGAGAGGTCACCTGGGGTCGGGTGGATCGGGTGAGGATATTGAGTGCCCTCTCTACAATGGTGTCGTGCCAGAGCAGGGCCCACCATGCATTGTACTGCACAGCTGCAGGGATCAGCCAGGAGTACAGGGCATACAGAACAGCTGCTCCGCCACAGCACAAAGCCAGGAAAGACAGCAACATGCTGGGGAGGAAAAGACCAGACACACCGTTATTGGAGAGCACACTAGGGTACTGTTTCCCTATGTTTGTCCTCAGCAGGCCTCTGTAGCGACAACCCAATAATAATATGTTGATTCAACCTACAATTGTAAGGCAACTAGCTGCAATAGGATTGTGAGTTTGCTCAACATTTGAGAATATAGCTGAACCAACATACATTCTCAAGTTGAAATGTTCACTCAACTTTGAATTTTAAGTTGAGTGAACATACACTTCAACTTGAGAATTTGTTCAACCTTATTTGGATATTTCCCAGTGTAAAATTAAACTCTTTACattacatacactaccggtcaaaagttttagaatacctattcattcaagggtttttctttattttgactactttctacattgtagaataatagtgaagacatcaaaactatgaaataacacatggaatcatgtagtaaccaaagaagtgttaaacaaatcaaaatctattttatatttgagattcttcaaacagccaccctttgccttgatgacagctttgcacactcttggcattctctcaaccagcttgacagaatgccaggtagcctagtggttagagtgttgggccagtaacccaaaggttgctagatcgaatcctcaagctgacaaggtaaaaatctgtcgttctgcccctggataaggcagttaacccactgttcataggcggtcattgtaaataaaaaaaaatgtgttcttaactgatttgcctagttaaataaaggttaaatatgaAATAAAACTAAAATATCAATTTCAAATGAAACTGCAGTGGGAAGAGCTGCTGGAAAGTAAGAAAAATGTGTAATGCACCACAGTCAGCACTTTCCTTGCATGTGAAGGAAATGGTGCAATTGTTTTGCTAGATGTGCTGTTTCTGCACGTATTATGTGAAAACTGGCTTCAAGCCCAGGGTTAAGATCCGTGTCACAGTAAAGTGACAATAGGGTCATTCTTCAACTGCGGTGGTAAATGCTTGACTTTGACACCATGTAGAAATACTTTAAAATGACAAAAACATTACAAATACATTCTCGGTTTAATTGAACTGTTATTTAAAACATGTGTACGTCCTTTTTACTGCAACACATCTATTTGTATACACTGTAAAAACTACTGGGGGCTAGCAGGTTGGCTTGTCCCACTGGTAATGTGAAGAGGTGTGGTGACATATTTTGGGGATTTATAAGAGAGgcagcctatatatatatatactattttGAAGGCTAGACAGTGGGGAAACATATTTAATATATTGTATATATCAATAAAAACAAAGAAGGCtattaaaatacttttttttactaGTATGGTGTGTCCCTCGGTTTTAGGTCATTAGTGTTACCACCTTAAAAATCACTGAATAGAAAAGATATGTAAGGACCTTGAGCATCTCTCCGGTGGCAAACTATTATCTGAGGAGGGGTCTACAAAGAAAAGGATTAGCTAATCACACCCTTTTAGTATGTCATAAATGTGAGGATTCCATTGGTCATTTGGTGAGTCTAGTGTCTCTTGGTGTTAGTCAATTTAAATGAAGGGAAATTACATTGTGATCAAAATGATTATTCATATCACTTCAGTAAATTATTTTTAAAGGATTGATGACCTTAGACTTGAGCATTTGTGGCATCCGTTTCAGAAAATCCTAATTTTCCTAAAATGTGTCAAAATCGAACGAGTAAGGAAATCAAATTGTGTAAGGAAATATCAGGGTTTGGCCAATATAGAACAACAACGCAACATGTTGACAAATGAGTCCCATTTCCAACCCTCCCTAATTAGTAGGCAGCAATACACTGTCGACCGGAGTTTCCTTTCCGCGAGGACTTAAGAGCCCACCACTTCAAAAGAACAATAGAGGTGCCTGAGGAATGTTCACACGGTGAATTAAAGACGCTATCATCCACTGGGCAAAAAAcgggttgaatcaatgttgttttcatgtcatttcaacaacaaaGAAATCTATCAACATAAGGACATTTCGGGGGGTTTTCCacccaactttgaacctaaatccaatgacatgcgGACATTTGTTGTTGGTTTCAccttgaattcacgttagttcaCAACTCAAACAAATAGGAATTGAAAATAGACATTGAACTGAGCAGGTAGATGAGATAGCAGCAATAGCATAAGCAGTAGCAGACAGGCGGTGAATTTGTCAGCTGAGACAATATTCGTTTACACACGGATAATAAAGCATGTGATGATTTGATCCTCTTTGGGGGAGGTTGAAGGCATGTTCAAGCTTCATTACATGGCCAAGTAAAGATATTTAGCTCTGCAAAAATGTCCAAGAAAAAATATCATGCAATATAAAATATATCTATATTTAATATATACATATGAATTTAAGTAATTCTACACTAACATATTGTACATGTTCTCAGATGTCAGTAAGCCCTCTTATTTCAGGTCATGGCAAAGCACCACAAACAATACTGGTATTGTGGTGGGGGGAGTTTCAAGTTAAGATTTTTCACATTTTCaaaacagcaacacacacacacacagaaagcaaTCTCACCATGGCTTTTCATGGAATTTAACACAACAAAGAAAGGACAGACAAACTGTTGAACATAATTCTGAAACAATTTCCAATAGAGCCATATCTTACTTCCTGCTGATGTCTCCACGCTAAGAGCTGCTTCTCCACAACCTCTTATCCTTTGTTGCCTATTTCCCCTTTAAGTCCCCCACCACACTACGGGGCAcgctcctctctcactctctctctctctctttctctcgctctgtacTCTCTCGCAcgctcctctctcactctctctctttctctcgctctgtacTCTCTCGCTATTACTCTCCCAGGCAGATTTGACGTGAGCTGAAAGGAATGTGCAGCTTTAGGTCAAACTGCAGAGCTCGGctcagttgcacacacacacagtgacatagCATAAGccccaaaacacacccacacaaagaGAGAAAGGCTAATCAACAGCCAACTGGGCAGAGTTTTAAATCCCTCTTTAGCCAATCATGCaataatcctctctctctttcttcctcttgccatgctcctctctctgtcatcctattctatctctctctttcttcctcttgccatgctcctctctctgtcatcctattctatctctctctttcttcctcttgccatgctcctctctctgtcatcctattctatctctctctttcttcctcttgccatgctcctctctctgtcatcctattctatctctttcttcctcttgccatgctcctctctctctcatcctatcCTATCTCTCGCTttctgcccctccccctctccaaccTCCCCTTCTACAGTAATTCACATATTCTGTAAAATATACCAAGAGAGAGCTGCAGGAGAACTACACCCTGTACGGACTGCATTTTGTCACTCTCAGGATATGCCAGAATGGAAAGAGCTTGAATAACACTTCATTATTAcaacaaaattagaagaaaagaAAAACAGTCTCGAAACATAAAATATGAAAACATGGTTCAAATAGAATCAATAATGTCAGTTCCATGTAAGTGTCCCTGGATTCTGTTTTGCAGACCACCGTACCCTGCCTGACCTTATGGGCCTCTACCAGGAGGGCCAGAGGGTGGAGAGGCAcagcctcattctctctctgtacctgccaTCTGCAATCTCCATCACACTTGAACACAGATGCTCCCTCCCAGCTAGCACATCCCCACACACTGGAAAAACACACTCTGTTATTTTGTGAGATTGCCTCTAAAACATGATAGCACAACACATCCTACACTTGATAGTAATCTCTATTGAAGTAATATGCTGCATTGTAGTGCATTTTcacctgtaataaataataatactgtCATTATCAGCAGCATAGAGAGATAAATCCAGGTTTTTCATAAAGCTGCCACATTACTCATATCGGTAGGAAGAGAGGCAGCATTATTGCTTGTGTGATAttgatacgcacacacacacacacgcacacgcacacgcacacacacacacacacacacacacacacacacacacacacacacacacacacacacacacacacacacacacacacacacacacacacacacacacacacacacacacacacacacacacacacaaaattgaTATTTTATTCTGAGCCTAGTCCAGGCTAAACAGTGACCTCTTGTGGCCAGTGGATGTATTATCCTATGATACTGCACTCCAGGTTGACATTTGCATGTTTACTTAGCTACTCGTCCCAGTGTTTTTCCTTATTCCATTATTCTGATTAATAAACCATCTATAGCACTGTATTTTGCTGTTGTTCAGTCCACTGAATATATCAGGTGGAATGAGttctcagcaacaacaaaaaataaacaaaaactatAAAGCTATGTGGTCTATATAACTACAGCCCATTGCAGAGTACAGGACTTGCCAGTATTATAAGTAATACTGGGCTGCTGAGCTCAACAGTCATGGTTGGTATGTTAGCCCTAGTCTTCTGGGGTCAAGGGTTTTCCACGTTTACGGTTCTGTCAAGTCTCTGTGGCATGTTTAGAGAGAAGTGCTGCGGGATGTTTCTGCCTGGACAAGAACACAGGAGTGACTGCCTGGATGTCACCATGGTTACCAAGCTAACTTTTAGGTCTGTTTTCAAATCATAGGTTATTTAAGATTGAATGAGTACAGTCAGGGAGTTTATTTTCTGTATGAACTTGTTTGAAACTGGCCCAGAGAATTTTTGGTCTgtgctatccgggatccttgggacataCCTACCCTATTGAAGTTGAAATTATAAGGCCATGAGGAAACAAGAAAATGCTAATCTAGTGACCGGGGACTTAAATGCAAGAAAActgaaatccgttttacctcatttctaccagaatgtcacatgtgcaactgGAAGGAAAAAACtctcacctttactccacacacagtgaTGCGGACAaacctctcccttgccctccaatTGGCAAATTTGACCATCACTCTATCCTTctaattcctgtttacaagcaaaaactaaaagaggaagtaccagtgacgagcttaatatggaagtggtccaatgaagcggatgctaagctacaggaatgtttcgctagcacagactggaatatggtTTGAGATTCATCTGACAGCATTGAgaaatataccacatcaatctcCGGCTTCATTGATAAGTGTATTGATGACTTCGTCCCCACAGTGATCGTACATACATATTCCAACCAagagccatggattacaggcaacatccgcactgagcgaAAGGTTAGAGCTGCCGCTATCAAGGAGTGGGAAACTAATCCGGATGCTTGTAAAAAATCCTGCAacgccctccgatgaaccatcaaacaggaaacgtgtcaatacaggactaagatcgaatcctactacactggctctgaagatcgtcggatgtggcagggtttgcaaactataacagattacaaagggaaacccagccatgagctgcccagtgacgcgagcctaccagaccagCTAAATGGTCGCTTCAaggtaagcaacactgaaccatgcatatgtgcaccagctgttccggacgagcGAGCTaaatgctcgcttcgaggcaagcaacactgaaccatgcatatgtgcaccagctgttccggacaactgtgtgatcatgccATCCAGAGCCGAtgcgagtaagacctttaaacaggttaacattcacaaggctgcagggccagatggattaccaggatgcatACTCAGCGCATGAGCTGACCAGCTGGTAagtttcttcactgacattttcaacatctccCTGACCCAGCCTTTAATACCTGtttaaagcagaccaccatagtctgtgtgcccaagaatgccaagggAACCTGTCGCCCTGTAtctatcaccctgtagcactcacaacTGTAGCCATGAAAGGCTTACATCAACACCCTCATCCCAGACAAcatggacccactccaatttgcataccgccccaatagatccacatgTAACAggtggtggaaactgagctgcacttcctaacctcctgcccaatgtatgaccatattagagatacatatttcccccagatcacacagatccacaaagaattcgaaaacaaatccaattttgaaaaattcccatatctactgggtgaaattccacagtgtgccatcacagcagcaagatttgtgacctgttgccacgagaaaagggcaaccagtgaagaacaaacaccattgtaaacacaacccatatttatgcttattcattttatcttgtgtcatttaactatttgtacattgtatatatatatatatatataatatgacatttgtaatgtctttactgtttttaaacttctgtatgtgtaatgtttactgttaatttttgttgtttttcactttatatattcactttatatgttgtctacctcacttgctttggcaatgttaacacatgtttcccatgccaataaagcccttgaattgaattgaattgaatgacAACGGCTATTCCCCCTctggagg
Above is a genomic segment from Oncorhynchus gorbuscha isolate QuinsamMale2020 ecotype Even-year linkage group LG10, OgorEven_v1.0, whole genome shotgun sequence containing:
- the comta gene encoding catechol O-methyltransferase A; this translates as MLLSFLALCCGGAAVLYALYSWLIPAAVQYNAWWALLWHDTIVERALNILTRSTRPQRLLRAVQKKAIKGDPQSVISTIDYFCRHSEWAMNVGDEKGAILDSVVCEVSPSTALELGTYCGYSTVRIARLLPPGTKLITLEFNPDYAAVARQIIEYSGLQDKICLVEGASGDLIPKMQELFGIKTFDFVFLDHWKDRYLPDIKLLEECQLLRKGSILLADNVICPGTPDYLEYVRNSPRYESKYFQSHLEYTKVEDGLEKSVFLG